A single genomic interval of Asinibacterium sp. OR53 harbors:
- a CDS encoding prolipoprotein diacylglyceryl transferase, with translation MYPNLYYAFKDIFGIDIPGLKLVNTFGFFVALSFIASAWILTLEFRRKENLGQFVYTEENITIGAPASLQELLLNFILGFVFGFKIIGAFVTSNALNDPQSFILSTQGSWPLGILLGLVFAGLKWWEKKRHQLAKPENRVVRIWPHDRVGDLVIYAAAFGFVGAKIFHNLENWNDFVKDPVGALISFSGLTFYGGLICAGIAFIVYARKHKIGIAHLCDTMAPVMMFAYAAGRIGCHMSGDGDWGIVNTHPKPFGWIPNWLWAYNYPHNVVGEGIAIPGCSGPYCSQLVPPVFPTPLYELIVCFILFLILWSVRKKIKVPGQLFGLYLLMNGAERFCIELIRVNTRYESLPFKPTQAELIASLLVIAGIVVMAKSKKWTAVTAK, from the coding sequence ATGTACCCTAATCTCTACTACGCATTCAAAGATATTTTCGGAATCGACATACCTGGACTGAAGCTGGTAAACACCTTCGGTTTTTTTGTGGCCCTGTCTTTCATCGCTTCAGCCTGGATACTTACCCTGGAATTCCGCAGGAAAGAAAACCTGGGCCAGTTTGTGTATACAGAAGAAAACATCACCATTGGTGCACCTGCAAGCCTGCAGGAATTACTGCTGAATTTTATACTGGGATTTGTGTTTGGCTTTAAGATCATCGGCGCTTTTGTAACCAGTAATGCCTTGAACGATCCGCAATCATTCATTCTTTCCACGCAAGGTAGCTGGCCGCTGGGAATATTACTGGGACTGGTTTTCGCAGGATTGAAGTGGTGGGAGAAAAAACGCCACCAGCTCGCGAAGCCGGAAAACAGGGTGGTAAGAATATGGCCGCACGACAGGGTAGGAGACCTGGTGATCTATGCTGCGGCATTTGGTTTTGTAGGCGCCAAGATCTTCCATAACCTGGAAAACTGGAACGACTTTGTAAAAGATCCTGTTGGCGCATTGATATCTTTCAGCGGACTTACTTTTTACGGCGGACTGATCTGCGCCGGCATCGCCTTTATTGTGTATGCAAGAAAACATAAGATCGGTATTGCACATCTCTGCGATACGATGGCGCCAGTGATGATGTTCGCTTACGCAGCCGGAAGAATTGGTTGCCACATGAGTGGCGACGGCGACTGGGGTATTGTGAATACCCATCCCAAACCCTTTGGTTGGATACCCAATTGGTTATGGGCCTACAACTATCCTCATAATGTGGTGGGCGAAGGCATCGCCATCCCCGGATGCAGCGGCCCTTATTGCAGCCAACTGGTGCCGCCGGTATTCCCCACACCTTTGTACGAGTTGATCGTTTGTTTTATCCTGTTCCTTATACTGTGGTCGGTACGCAAAAAAATCAAAGTGCCTGGTCAGCTCTTCGGCCTTTACCTGCTGATGAATGGCGCAGAACGGTTTTGCATTGAACTGATCCGCGTAAATACCCGCTACGAATCCCTTCCTTTTAAGCCTACCCAGGCAGAGCTGATCGCCAGTTTATTGGTCATTGCCGGTATCGTTGTGATGGCAAAATCCAAAAAATGGACCGCCGTTACGGCTAAATAA
- a CDS encoding BrxA/BrxB family bacilliredoxin, protein MYPAEIVLPMKAELTDHGFDELVSAREVDDTLKQSGTTLVVINSVCGCAAGACRPGVLMAVQNAGKLPDRLTTSFAGFDVEAVNQVRQHLLPYPPSSPAIALFKDGQLVSMVERHQIEGRPAQMIAQHLIAVFDEYCN, encoded by the coding sequence ATGTATCCAGCAGAAATAGTATTACCCATGAAGGCCGAACTGACCGATCATGGTTTCGATGAGCTGGTATCGGCCCGGGAAGTGGACGATACCCTGAAGCAGAGTGGCACCACCCTGGTGGTGATCAATTCAGTTTGTGGTTGTGCGGCAGGCGCTTGCAGGCCCGGCGTGTTGATGGCTGTTCAGAATGCAGGAAAGCTTCCGGACAGGCTGACGACCAGCTTTGCAGGTTTTGATGTAGAGGCGGTGAACCAGGTTCGCCAGCATTTATTGCCTTATCCGCCTTCTTCACCCGCTATTGCCCTGTTCAAAGACGGGCAATTGGTGAGCATGGTGGAGCGGCACCAGATTGAGGGTCGCCCGGCGCAAATGATCGCCCAGCACCTGATCGCCGTTTTTGATGAGTATTGTAACTGA
- a CDS encoding TonB-dependent receptor domain-containing protein yields MNKFLSMLLAMALVSTSLAAQGPNPAGLVSGKLSSAQKNVEAASIGLIRTKDSAVVKRAVTDKNGDFSIEKIPAGKYLVAVQAAGYAKYYSDAFELSANHPTHHLNITALKPVANELANVSVVSKRPFIEQRLDKTVINVDASPSNAGTSVMDVLEKSPGVSVDKDGNISLKGKQGVMILVDGRPTYLSGQDLANMLRNMSSSHLDQIEIMTNPPAKFDASGNSGVINIKTKKNKAQGFNGSLTTGYGQGVYPKTNNSINLNYRTGKMNFFANVGHYYWRSYGDLNLTRNFRDKSSGSLLSIFDQLAKTDREFRSYNAKAGFDYFASKNTTLGLVATSFGNNGTEFTANQTLIKDNAGTLNTRTQSVNDAHNDFKNIGLNFNLRHVFDTAGTELTGDVDYIHYASTNTQLLNSLFYDNTGNKKGPDETIKGLVPSAIDIYSAKADFSKTLHGGIKFEAGLKSSYVTTDNNAQYGNIQNGQYTTDSGRSNHFLYKENINAAYVNFGKQFNKKWSGQLGLRAENTVMKGDQLTTGQNFNRDYTQLFPTVYIGYTLNEKNQFSLNYGRRINRPNYQDLNPFFYFLDKYTYQVGNPYLNPQFSHNIELNHIYGGVFTTSLNYSYTTDIIQDVLEQIDSTTTSYVKKTNIARRWNLGVSVNLSVPLAKWWRTNLYMLFFHNQFDGIVNGGPISIGGNNFMANMNNQFTFKKGWGAELSGFYRGNSLEGVLMIQPMGGMNIGLSKQVLKGKGTIRMNVNDVLYTQQFNGYSRYQNVDVTIHQVRDSRVFNCSFSYRFGKGKPVQQRRRGSATDEQSRVQQGGNGS; encoded by the coding sequence ATGAACAAATTTCTATCTATGTTGCTGGCGATGGCACTGGTTTCCACGAGCCTGGCAGCACAGGGGCCAAACCCGGCAGGTTTAGTGAGTGGGAAACTGTCGTCAGCCCAAAAAAACGTGGAAGCGGCATCTATTGGCTTGATTCGCACGAAAGATTCTGCTGTAGTGAAAAGGGCCGTGACCGATAAGAACGGTGACTTCTCCATAGAAAAGATCCCGGCGGGTAAATACCTGGTAGCGGTACAGGCAGCAGGTTATGCTAAATATTACAGCGATGCTTTTGAATTATCGGCCAACCATCCAACGCATCACCTCAACATCACTGCGCTTAAACCGGTTGCCAATGAATTGGCAAATGTGTCGGTCGTTTCTAAAAGACCTTTTATCGAGCAGCGACTGGATAAGACAGTGATCAACGTAGATGCTTCTCCATCCAATGCAGGTACAAGTGTAATGGATGTGCTGGAAAAATCGCCGGGTGTCAGCGTTGATAAAGATGGCAATATCAGCCTCAAGGGCAAGCAGGGTGTGATGATCCTGGTAGACGGAAGACCTACTTATTTAAGCGGGCAGGACCTGGCCAATATGCTCCGGAATATGTCGAGCAGTCACCTCGACCAGATAGAGATCATGACCAATCCACCTGCTAAATTCGACGCATCGGGTAATTCAGGCGTCATCAACATCAAAACAAAAAAGAACAAAGCGCAGGGTTTCAACGGAAGCCTTACAACAGGGTATGGTCAGGGTGTATATCCTAAAACGAATAACAGCATCAACCTAAACTATCGTACAGGGAAGATGAACTTTTTTGCTAACGTGGGTCATTATTATTGGCGCAGTTATGGTGACCTGAACCTTACCCGTAATTTCAGGGATAAATCTTCCGGTAGTCTGTTGTCCATCTTTGATCAACTGGCAAAGACCGACCGCGAATTTCGCAGCTACAATGCCAAAGCCGGGTTCGATTATTTCGCTTCTAAAAATACGACCCTTGGGTTGGTAGCAACCAGCTTTGGTAATAATGGTACGGAATTCACTGCCAACCAAACGCTGATAAAAGACAATGCGGGAACCTTGAATACGCGTACGCAATCTGTCAATGATGCCCATAATGATTTTAAAAACATCGGGTTGAATTTCAACCTTCGCCATGTATTCGATACAGCGGGCACTGAGCTGACAGGCGATGTGGATTATATTCATTATGCTTCAACTAATACACAACTGTTGAACAGCTTGTTTTATGATAATACAGGTAATAAAAAAGGACCAGATGAAACGATCAAGGGATTGGTGCCTTCTGCCATTGATATTTACAGTGCAAAAGCCGATTTTTCGAAAACATTGCATGGCGGGATCAAGTTTGAAGCAGGTTTGAAAAGCAGTTATGTAACTACAGACAACAATGCGCAGTACGGCAATATACAGAACGGACAATACACAACCGATTCGGGCAGAAGTAACCATTTTCTTTACAAGGAAAACATCAACGCAGCGTATGTGAATTTTGGAAAACAGTTCAATAAAAAATGGAGCGGGCAGTTAGGATTGCGGGCAGAGAATACAGTTATGAAAGGCGACCAGTTAACAACCGGGCAAAATTTCAACCGCGATTATACACAGCTATTTCCTACTGTATATATCGGATACACATTGAATGAAAAGAATCAATTTTCACTCAATTATGGACGCCGCATCAACCGGCCCAATTACCAGGACCTGAACCCGTTCTTTTATTTTCTTGATAAATACACATACCAGGTGGGTAATCCTTATCTGAATCCGCAGTTCAGTCACAATATTGAATTGAACCATATTTATGGAGGCGTCTTCACCACTTCGCTGAACTATAGCTATACCACCGATATCATCCAGGATGTGTTGGAACAGATCGACAGTACCACTACAAGTTATGTAAAGAAAACTAACATTGCCAGGCGCTGGAACCTGGGTGTATCGGTGAATTTGAGTGTGCCATTGGCGAAGTGGTGGCGCACCAATCTGTACATGCTGTTCTTTCACAACCAGTTCGATGGCATCGTGAATGGCGGCCCGATATCAATCGGTGGAAATAATTTCATGGCGAACATGAACAACCAGTTCACTTTCAAAAAAGGATGGGGTGCAGAACTCAGCGGTTTTTATCGCGGCAACAGTTTGGAAGGTGTGTTGATGATACAGCCGATGGGCGGTATGAATATCGGCTTGAGTAAGCAAGTATTGAAAGGTAAAGGAACGATCAGGATGAATGTGAATGATGTACTTTATACACAGCAGTTTAATGGTTACAGCAGGTACCAGAATGTAGACGTAACCATTCACCAGGTGCGTGACAGCCGTGTGTTCAATTGCAGTTTCTCGTACAGGTTTGGTAAAGGAAAACCTGTACAACAACGCAGAAGAGGTAGTGCAACCGATGAACAAAGCAGGGTACAACAAGGAGGTAATGGCTCTTAA
- a CDS encoding type B 50S ribosomal protein L31, whose product MKQGIHPESYRFVVFKDMSNGYAFLSRSTAATKETIQWEDGKEYPLVKLEISNMSHPFYTGKNVLVDTAGRIDKFKKRYEKKK is encoded by the coding sequence ATGAAACAAGGTATCCATCCTGAAAGTTATCGTTTTGTTGTCTTCAAGGACATGAGTAACGGTTATGCATTCCTGAGCCGTTCTACTGCTGCTACCAAAGAAACCATCCAATGGGAAGATGGCAAAGAATATCCCCTGGTAAAACTGGAGATTTCCAACATGTCACATCCTTTCTATACTGGTAAGAATGTGCTGGTAGATACTGCAGGTCGTATCGACAAGTTCAAGAAGCGTTACGAGAAGAAAAAATAA
- a CDS encoding YajQ family cyclic di-GMP-binding protein — protein MPSFDIASKVDLQTLDNAINTVKKEISGRFDFRDSPVVVELNKKDFVVSLEVESDMKMKQLIDVLISRAMKQGIDASAFDFEKDAYPSGKVVKKEVPVRNGLKQDDAKKIVKMIKDSGLKVQAAIMDDIIRVAAKKIDDLQDVIAKCKAGNFGIPLQFINMKS, from the coding sequence ATGCCGTCATTTGATATTGCCAGCAAAGTAGACCTGCAAACACTCGATAATGCCATCAATACAGTCAAGAAAGAAATAAGCGGCCGTTTCGATTTCCGCGATTCGCCGGTGGTGGTGGAACTGAACAAAAAAGATTTTGTAGTATCCCTGGAAGTGGAAAGTGATATGAAGATGAAACAGCTCATCGATGTACTCATCAGTCGCGCTATGAAACAGGGTATCGATGCCAGCGCTTTCGATTTTGAAAAGGATGCTTATCCCAGCGGGAAAGTGGTGAAGAAGGAAGTACCTGTGCGGAATGGCCTGAAGCAGGATGATGCCAAAAAGATCGTCAAAATGATCAAAGACAGCGGCCTGAAGGTACAGGCGGCCATTATGGACGATATTATCCGGGTTGCCGCCAAGAAAATCGATGATCTTCAGGATGTTATAGCCAAATGCAAGGCCGGCAATTTCGGTATTCCGCTGCAGTTTATCAACATGAAAAGCTGA